The Halobacteriovorax sp. DA5 genome includes the window TACTTGGTAGCAAGAAAATAAAATGGAATTTCACAAAATTCTTAGTAGATAGTGAAGGCCATCCTGTTAAGAGATATGCACCAATTGATAAACCAGAAAGTTTAGAAAAAGATATCGAAAAGAGCTTTAAATAATGAATGATGAAGTTCTATTAATCGACAATCAGATTTGTTTCAGCCTCTATCGACTAAGTAAACTCATTACTAGTCAATATAGGCCATATCTCGATGAGATAAACCTCACCTATCCACAGTACCTTGTCATGCTTGCCTTATGGGAAACTGACAAAGTGAATATGTCTCAGCTTGGAGAAAAGCTTTCTCTTGATAACGGGACTCTAACTCCCCTGATTAAGCGCCTCATTGAAAAGGGCCTAGTTGAGAAAAAGAGATGTATTGAAGATGAAAGGATTGTCTATATCACAACAACGACAAGTGGAAAGAAACTAAAGAAAAAAGCAAAATCAATTCCGCAAAAGCTTCTTTGTTCAAATAATGTTGATCTAAAAGAAATACAGAAGCTAAAGGCTGAAGCAGATAAAATATATAACCAGTGGAGTACACATGAAAAATGAAGAAATTATAAAAGCACTTAATTGGCGTTATGCCACAAAAGTTTTTGATAAAACAAAAAAAATTACAGATGAGGACTTACACGTTTTAAATGAATCTTTAAGACTTGCGGCCAGTTCATTTGGACTACAACCTTGGAAGTTCATTTTAGTAAATGATGAGGCTACACGCCAAAAGCTTAGAGAGCACTCTTGGGGCCAATCTCAAGTAACTGATGCCTCTCACTACGTTGTTCTTGCTTACCTTACAGAGCTAGATGAAGAATATGTTGAAAAGTTTGTGCAATCAATTGCTGAGCAAAGAAATGTAGAACGTGAAAGTCTACAAGGATATTTTGATGTTATGAAGGCGGCATTAATTGATGGGCCACGTTCAAAAACGATTCCAGAGTGGTCACAACGCCAAACATATATTGCTATGGGACAGCTTCTAATGACAGCGGCCATTCAAGGTATTGATACATGTGCAATCGAAGGGATCGTTCCAGAAGAATACGATAAGATCTTAGGGCTTGAAGGGACAAAGTATAAAACTCTTGGAACAGTAGCGCTTGGTTATAGATCAGATGAAGACAAGTACAAGGATCTTGAAAAAGTACGTTTCTCTTTTGATGAAGTATTCAAAGTAATCTAATTAATAAAAATCAGCATCATTTGAGCTATACGGGTGGATTCTCTTATAGTTTTCACCCTGCTCAATATGCGCCTTAATATTTTCAAGATTCCATTTAAAAGTATTCGTTACACTTCGCTTAGTGATGAAGTGAAAGATTTGTTCCCATAAAAAAAACTCAAATTTTGACGGAGCACTTGCAAGTTCATGGCGACGAATATAGCCAGAGCGAAAAGTTAATGACGTCTTATTGTCACCAAGCTTCTTGTAAAATTGTTCAACAAGAAACTCTCCCTTCTCGTTGTAATTCATAAAATCCATAAATTCGTTGAAGTTATAGGCCCTGATCTGCTTGTAGTATTCGTTTTCACTTTTTGAAACCATTGTTGTCGTTTCGTCCCAAAAAGTCCCCTGCTCACTCTCTCTTCGATAACAGCGTCGAGTGAAACCAATATCACTTTGCTTTAACTTCTCATTCCACGGACACTGCGAATTTGGGCAAGAGACAATCTTATAGAAGTAGGTCGACCACTGACGTGCGTGCTCATTTTTTGAGTTATAGTCCCACACAGCTTCAATTGGAGCGTTAATCTCAACTGTATACTCAGCGTAATCAATAGGCCTCGTATACTCTTTAGCATTCAGGGTAAATGATAGTGCAAAGAGCACAAATATTAGAATAATCCTCACTGAACTAGTTTACTGGACGATGCCACAGCGGGTCAATATCGAGCAAGATTTTTCATTGCCAATCAAATTCTAAGTGATTAATATATCTAAAGAATTCAAGTGATTTCAATGTGCCTAGGTGGTGAAATTGGTAAACACGCACGGTTGAGGGCCGTGTGCTTTCGAGCTTGCTGGTTCAAGTCCAGTTCTAGGCACCATTTCCAAGACAAATCCAAATATCATTTTTTAATACATAACTTGCTTAGTTAAAAGCAAGCGTAGCTTGATGGTTTTGGAGGCGTCAATTGCCACGATGGCAAATTGATGCCGAACAAATTCGAGGGGTCAGGAGACCCCGAAGAACAAGGCCAGAGCATACCACAAAGAGAGCTACAAAGGCATGAGCCGAGAGTCGGCCAAGTCCAGCGCGTACTTGCCAACTAACCGAAAGCCGCGCCTTCTCTATTTAAACTTTTCTTTTAGCAGTCCCAATATCTTCAAGATAGAACTTTAGTCTTTGCTCAATTTCCTCAAGGGCAGC containing:
- a CDS encoding MarR family winged helix-turn-helix transcriptional regulator, with product MNDEVLLIDNQICFSLYRLSKLITSQYRPYLDEINLTYPQYLVMLALWETDKVNMSQLGEKLSLDNGTLTPLIKRLIEKGLVEKKRCIEDERIVYITTTTSGKKLKKKAKSIPQKLLCSNNVDLKEIQKLKAEADKIYNQWSTHEK
- a CDS encoding NAD(P)H-dependent oxidoreductase, which translates into the protein MKNEEIIKALNWRYATKVFDKTKKITDEDLHVLNESLRLAASSFGLQPWKFILVNDEATRQKLREHSWGQSQVTDASHYVVLAYLTELDEEYVEKFVQSIAEQRNVERESLQGYFDVMKAALIDGPRSKTIPEWSQRQTYIAMGQLLMTAAIQGIDTCAIEGIVPEEYDKILGLEGTKYKTLGTVALGYRSDEDKYKDLEKVRFSFDEVFKVI